Proteins from a single region of Anthonomus grandis grandis chromosome 10, icAntGran1.3, whole genome shotgun sequence:
- the LOC126741523 gene encoding tyrosine-protein phosphatase non-receptor type 13-like, translating into MTNEFQKMANLSISMVFTTLGDFLAARPSGLEDLEAWAVLCQSIQALQDLFLSDGVSRKHCIPLITPASLKLSAEGRIRMQLIDSFLGANQPFHFSNYLAPEFKMSRKYTDTQNEKMWIYSLGQTLKRATATEKLSKELGHVLTEMTRLQETLRASLMYLLDVMSLYCKERPQPRPFSHILMDMHQETLAALETSSDIIWNTPAMAPIADKFSSRWPRASYLSTVSVEDLTSMDLLNVPGNIIRSKSVCLPENICRHLNEECTSIGFQKNVSNSKCRGLKIRRNPVQRAASRLYKVEPVELKATKPCVGPEFVVRAALPPKKLFLAPSKDQPVTVILLNGQKLEICCNLKTTTAGDILELIICEERISENFMLGLSALIAGDFIFIPSDTRIRKVGADNVVLYLRVRFFMPSLRGIRGVEAKHFLYLQLRRSILEHQLPSSFGQIMHLSGLALQAEFGDFDKEEHGARDYFLLDHYIPETMNGNIDDKNRLKSELVQAHKSNQGLDQERAEQEFILYAQKLPHYGGHFYTAKWVLNEERRDIWLYISAKGVNLYERGESTSPFGPHLYETFDWRSIKTLCYTKNYLCITPHKHVQKGTSLKKYKLKMDHKKSYFAFRLASLHHQFFLRLRTEYASLQSLSHQFGVPLKEAKNQANLELEALNQPTEFTVQFNYPGLKLPSPSYKRAKSIQDLTFTNEEHQNKENERPAKYNLMLDSSDLAGCSLHAEKRIGVKMGTKMYSKTTPRVSRSMEHVNDPEFFERMSLESVSFHCSSKASCEGDAYAIMESTLKSNQQNFLPNFQETINDTLLDKFNNISFDEERVLSTVQVHRDPDGSLGIQIMEGSDGNVYVHSVLPSACYEGQIMKDDQIVAVNGQSLLGRKYSDSLALLKNTGSTVEFILSRILACRKSPSVESHVEKHNTELCHDLSNSNKYLNRSLVTGLQTSYVDLDNDRAVVVDMILKKSENDDDEKIKYVRKEPAVALPRSLGLSRKWKGPVRYPVTPVKKTVEEEAGSTSDEEQVFI; encoded by the coding sequence ATGACAAATGAGTTTCAAAAGATGGCAAATCTCAGTATAAGTATGGTCTTCACCACTCTCGGAGATTTTCTTGCGGCCAGACCGTCTGGATTGGAAGACTTAGAAGCGTGGGCTGTATTGTGTCAAAGCATCCAGGCATTGCAAGACCTGTTTCTTTCCGACGGGGTTTCCAGAAAACACTGTATTCCTTTAATCACACCGGCCAGTTTAAAATTGTCTGCTGAAGGCCGCATCAGGATGCAGTTAATTGATTCGTTCTTGGGAGCCAATCAACCTTTTCACTTTTCCAATTATTTGGCGCCAGAGTTTAAGATGAGCAGGAAGTATACTGACACCCAAAATGAAAAGATGTGGATTTACTCTTTAGGACAGACGTTAAAAAGGGCCACAGCCACTGAGAAATTAAGCAAAGAGCTTGGGCATGTTTTAACGGAAATGACGCGTCTCCAGGAGACCTTAAGGGCCTCTTTAATGTACCTCTTGGATGTGATGTCTTTGTACTGCAAAGAGCGACCGCAGCCGCGTCcattttctcatattttaatGGATATGCACCAAGAGACTTTAGCAGCTCTAGAAACTTCTTCGGATATTATTTGGAATACCCCTGCTATGGCCCCAATTGCCGATAAGTTTTCTTCTAGATGGCCTAGGGCTTCATATTTATCAACTGTTAGTGTTGAGGATCTCACCTCTATGGACTTACTTAATGTTCCAGGCAATATTATTAGGTCAAAGAGTGTGTGCCtgccagagaatatttgtagaCACTTGAATGAGGAATGTACCTCAATAGGGTTTCAAAAAAACGTGAGTAATAGTAAATGCAGAGGGTTAAAGATACGCAGGAACCCAGTCCAAAGGGCGGCCTCGCGTCTCTATAAAGTCGAACCGGTTGAGTTAAAAGCTACCAAACCTTGTGTGGGGCCCGAGTTTGTTGTTAGAGCAGCCCTGCCTccaaaaaagttgtttttagcACCATCCAAAGACCAACCGGTCACGGTGATATTATTGAATGGGCAAAAGTTGGAAATTTGTTGCAACTTAAAGACCACCACTGCAGGAGATATTTTGGAGTTAATCATTTGTGAGGAGCGGATCAGTGAGAATTTCATGTTGGGACTCTCGGCACTGATCGCtggagattttatttttatccctTCGGACACTAGAATACGAAAAGTAGGAGCGGATAATGTCGTACTGTACTTGAGAGTACGGTTTTTCATGCCCTCACTTAGAGGCATTAGAGGTGTCGAAGCcaaacattttttgtatttacagTTGCGAAGGTCAATCCTGGAACATCAGCTGCCCAGTTCTTTTGGGCAAATCATGCATCTGAGCGGACTGGCCCTGCAAGCAGAATTTGGAGATTTTGATAAAGAAGAACATGGGGCCAGAGATTATTTTTTGCTAGACCATTACATCCCTGAGACTATGAATGGGAATATTGACgataaaaatcgtttaaaaagtGAACTAGTGCAGGCTCATAAGTCAAATCAAGGATTGGATCAAGAGAGGGCTGAGCAAGAGTTCATTTTATATGCACAAAAGTTACCGCATTATGGTGGACATTTTTACACCGCCAAATGGGTGCTGAACGAGGAGAGACGTGATATTTGGCTCTACATTAGTGCCAAAGGAGTAAACTTGTATGAACGAGGAGAGTCAACCAGCCCCTTTGGTCCCCATTTATATGAAACTTTTGATTGGCGAAGCATTAAAACACTATGCTACACTAAAAACTATTTGTGTATCACACCCCATAAGCATGTGCAGAAGGGAACCTCTTTGaagaaatataaacttaaaatggACCATAAGAAGAGCTATTTCGCGTTTCGTCTAGCCTCGCTGCATCATCagttttttttgaggttaagaACTGAGTATGCGTCACTACAGTCGTTGAGTCACCAGTTCGGAGTGCCACTCAAGGAGGCAAAGAACCAAGCAAATTTGGAATTGGAAGCTCTTAATCAGCCTACAGAGTTTACGGTGCAGTTCAACTATCCCGGACTAAAATTACCATCGCCTTCCTACAAACGAGCCAAGAGCATACAAGACTTGACTTTCACAAACGAGGAGCATCAGAATAAGGAAAACGAGAGACCGGCAAAGTATAATTTAATGCTGGATAGTTCTGATTTAGCCGGGTGTTCCTTGCATGCCGAGAAGAGAATTGGCGTTAAAATGGGCACCAAAATGTACTCCAAGACAACCCCAAGAGTCTCCAGGAGCATGGAGCACGTAAACGATCCGGAATTTTTCGAGCGGATGTCTTTGGAATCCGTTTCGTTTCATTGCAGCTCTAAGGCCTCGTGCGAGGGAGACGCTTACGCCATCATGGAATCCACTTTGAAGTCGAACCAGCAAAACTTTTTGCCAAATTTCCAAGAAACCATCAATGACACCCTCctggataaatttaataatatatcgtTCGATGAGGAGCGCGTTTTATCCACGGTCCAAGTCCATAGAGACCCCGATGGGAGCCTTGGAATTCAAATCATGGAGGGTTCAGATGGGAACGTTTACGTCCATTCAGTATTACCTTCGGCATGTTACGAGGGTCAAATAATGAAGGATGATCAAATTGTTGCCGTGAATGGTCAGTCGTTGCTTGGGAGGAAGTACAGTGATTCTTTGGCTTTATTGAAGAACACTGGCAGTACGGTGGAGTTTATTTTATCGAGAATCCTTGCGTGCAGGAAAAGTCCTTCTGTGGAAAGTCATGTGGAGAAACACAATACGGAATTGTGCCATGACTTGTCGAACAGTAATAAATACCTCAACAGGTCTCTGGTAACTGGACTTCAGACCTCTTATGTGGATCTGGACAATGATCGGGCTGTAGTGGTAGACATGATCCtcaaaaaatctgaaaatgatgatgatgaaaagataaaatatgtcAGGAAGGAACCAGCAGTGGCCTTGCCGAGAAGTTTAGGACTGAGCAGGAAGTGGAAGGGGCCGGTCCGGTATCCTGTTACTCCGGTGAAAAAGACAGTTGAGGAAGAGGCAGGGAGTACATCAGATGAGGAGcaagtttttatttaa